Proteins encoded in a region of the Ancylobacter sp. SL191 genome:
- a CDS encoding sugar ABC transporter ATP-binding protein — MSGGGPATPLAAPPLLELRGFSKSFAGFVALDRVDFTLHHGEIHALLGENGAGKSTLIKAMTGVVTRDAGTMRLGGADIAPRSAQEAVKAGIATVYQEVNLAPNLSVAQNLFLGRQPTRFGLVREGEMRRRAEVLLAEFGLAIDVAAPLESYSVAIQHIVAIARAVDQSARVLILDEPTASLDAQEVEVLFAVMRQLKERGIGIVFVTHFLDQVYAICDRITVLRNGRLAGSAPIDQLPRLDLIRLMLGRELSEATAARPARIAGEEGAAIAEFAAYGRGGYVAPFDLTLRAGHVVGLAGLLGSGRTETARLVFGAVKADCGAAQVDGRAVAIGTPREAMRLGFGYCPEERKTEGIVAELSVRENIVLALQAQRGILRPLSRREQDEIAARFIRLLDIRPPDPERPIGLLSGGNQQKALLARWLATSPRLLILDEPTRGIDVGAHAEIIRLIRQLCADGLALLVVSSELDEIVTYADEVIVLRDRTHVARLSGDAIDVPAILAAIADAPAPAAA; from the coding sequence ATGTCCGGCGGCGGACCCGCGACCCCATTGGCCGCGCCCCCGCTGCTGGAATTGCGGGGTTTCTCCAAATCCTTCGCCGGCTTCGTCGCGCTCGATCGCGTGGACTTCACCCTGCACCATGGCGAGATCCACGCGCTGCTGGGCGAGAACGGCGCCGGTAAGTCGACGCTCATCAAGGCGATGACCGGCGTCGTGACCCGTGACGCCGGCACGATGCGTCTGGGCGGCGCGGACATCGCCCCCCGTTCGGCGCAGGAGGCCGTCAAGGCCGGCATCGCCACGGTCTATCAGGAAGTGAACCTCGCCCCGAACCTGTCGGTGGCGCAGAACCTGTTCCTCGGCCGGCAGCCCACCCGCTTCGGTCTGGTGCGCGAGGGCGAGATGCGCCGGCGTGCCGAGGTACTGCTCGCCGAGTTCGGCCTCGCCATCGATGTGGCGGCGCCGCTGGAAAGCTACTCGGTCGCCATCCAGCACATCGTCGCCATTGCCCGCGCGGTCGACCAGTCCGCCCGCGTGCTCATCCTCGACGAGCCGACCGCCAGCCTCGACGCGCAGGAGGTGGAGGTGCTGTTCGCGGTGATGCGCCAGCTGAAAGAGCGCGGCATCGGCATCGTCTTCGTCACCCACTTCCTCGATCAGGTCTACGCGATCTGCGACCGTATCACCGTGCTGCGCAATGGCCGGCTGGCCGGCAGCGCGCCCATCGACCAGTTGCCGCGCCTCGATCTGATCCGCCTGATGCTCGGCCGCGAACTCAGCGAGGCGACCGCCGCCCGCCCCGCGCGTATCGCCGGCGAGGAAGGCGCGGCGATTGCGGAATTCGCCGCCTATGGGCGGGGCGGCTATGTCGCGCCCTTCGATCTCACGCTGCGGGCGGGCCATGTGGTCGGCCTTGCCGGGCTGCTCGGCTCGGGGCGAACCGAGACGGCCCGCCTCGTCTTCGGCGCGGTGAAGGCCGATTGCGGTGCCGCTCAGGTCGATGGCCGCGCGGTGGCCATCGGCACGCCCCGCGAGGCCATGCGCCTCGGCTTCGGCTATTGCCCGGAGGAGCGCAAGACCGAAGGCATCGTCGCCGAACTCTCCGTGCGCGAGAACATCGTGCTCGCCTTGCAGGCCCAGCGCGGCATCCTGCGCCCGCTCTCGCGCCGCGAGCAGGACGAGATCGCGGCCCGGTTCATCCGCCTGCTCGACATCCGCCCGCCCGATCCCGAGCGGCCGATCGGCCTGCTCTCCGGCGGCAACCAGCAGAAGGCGCTGCTGGCGCGCTGGCTCGCCACCTCGCCGCGTCTGCTGATCCTTGATGAACCCACGCGCGGCATCGATGTCGGCGCGCATGCGGAGATCATCCGGCTGATCCGCCAGCTCTGCGCCGACGGGCTGGCGCTGCTGGTGGTTTCGTCCGAACTCGACGAGATCGTCACCTATGCCGACGAGGTGATCGTGCTGCGCGACCGCACCCATGTCGCACGCCTGTCGGGCGATGCCATCGACGTGCCGGCCATTCTGGCGGCCATTGCCGACGCCCCCGCGCCGGCGGCAGCGTAG
- a CDS encoding ABC transporter permease yields MLMKLPRIGTSQIVALALILAANWYVSPQFFDIRLQDGRLFGSVIDVLNRGAPVALLALGMVLVIAMRGIDLSVGAVMAICGAIAASLADSHPLPVVLAAALGAGLLCGLWNGLLVAVLGIQPIVATLILMVAGRGIAQLITEGRIVTFTSPELAFLGGGSVFGLPTPVALTLGMTVLTLIVVRGTALGLMIEATGGNPRASALAGIGTRAITLAVYVWSGLCAALAGIVAAADILGADANNAGLWLELDAILAVVIGGTSLFGGRFSIVLAVIGALIIQAMNTGILLSGFPPETNLVVKAVVVLAVLLAQSPRLGGHLAGLRVQFGRGKREGKS; encoded by the coding sequence ATGCTCATGAAGCTGCCGCGCATCGGCACCTCGCAGATCGTCGCCCTCGCCCTCATCCTCGCGGCCAACTGGTACGTCTCGCCGCAATTCTTCGACATCCGCCTGCAGGACGGCCGGCTGTTCGGCAGCGTCATCGACGTGCTCAACCGCGGCGCGCCCGTCGCCCTACTGGCGCTCGGCATGGTGCTGGTGATCGCCATGCGGGGCATCGACCTCTCGGTCGGCGCGGTGATGGCGATCTGCGGCGCAATTGCCGCCAGCCTCGCCGACAGCCATCCCCTGCCCGTCGTGCTCGCCGCCGCCTTGGGCGCGGGGCTGCTCTGCGGGCTATGGAACGGCCTGCTGGTGGCGGTGCTCGGCATCCAGCCCATCGTTGCGACGCTGATCCTCATGGTGGCCGGGCGCGGCATCGCCCAGCTCATCACTGAGGGGCGGATCGTCACCTTCACCTCGCCGGAGCTGGCCTTTCTCGGCGGCGGCTCGGTGTTCGGCCTGCCGACGCCGGTGGCGCTGACGCTGGGCATGACCGTGCTCACCCTCATTGTCGTGCGCGGCACCGCGCTGGGCCTGATGATCGAGGCGACCGGCGGCAATCCGCGCGCCAGCGCGCTGGCCGGCATCGGCACCCGGGCCATCACCCTCGCCGTCTATGTCTGGAGCGGGCTCTGCGCCGCGCTGGCCGGCATCGTCGCCGCCGCCGACATTCTCGGCGCCGACGCCAACAATGCCGGGCTGTGGCTGGAGCTCGACGCCATCCTCGCCGTGGTGATCGGCGGCACCTCGCTGTTCGGCGGGCGCTTCTCCATCGTGCTCGCCGTCATCGGCGCCCTCATCATCCAGGCGATGAACACCGGCATCCTGCTCTCCGGCTTTCCGCCGGAGACCAATCTCGTGGTGAAGGCCGTGGTGGTCCTGGCGGTGCTGCTGGCCCAGTCGCCTCGGCTCGGCGGGCATCTGGCGGGGCTGCGTGTGCAGTTCGGCCGGGGCAAGCGGGAAGGAAAATCCTGA
- the ytfQ gene encoding galactofuranose ABC transporter, galactofuranose-binding protein YtfQ, producing MNFRALLLATAIGGALLSAGAQAADLTIGFSQIGSESGWRAAETTVSKAEAKKRNINFKIADAQQKQENQIKAIRSFIAQGVDAIFLAPVVSTGWDSVLKEAQEAKIPVVLLDRDIDPAGKNLYLTAVTSDSVHEGKVAGEWLVKTVGSKPCNVVELQGTVGASVATNRKKGFEDGIAGASNVKIIRSQTGDFTRAKGKEVMESFIKAEGGGKNICAVYAHNDDMMVGAIQAMKEAGLKPGTDVLTVSIDAVPDIFKAMAAGEANATVELTPNMAGPAFDAVIAYKTKGTVPPKWIQTESKLYTQADNPKAIYESKKDLGY from the coding sequence ATGAATTTCAGGGCTTTGCTGCTCGCGACCGCCATAGGCGGCGCGCTTCTGTCCGCCGGCGCGCAGGCCGCGGACCTCACCATCGGTTTCTCGCAGATCGGTTCGGAGTCGGGCTGGCGCGCGGCCGAAACCACCGTTTCCAAGGCCGAGGCCAAGAAGCGGAACATCAATTTCAAGATCGCCGACGCCCAGCAGAAGCAGGAGAACCAGATCAAGGCGATCCGCTCCTTCATCGCGCAGGGCGTGGACGCCATCTTCCTCGCGCCTGTCGTGTCCACCGGCTGGGACTCGGTGCTGAAGGAAGCGCAGGAGGCCAAGATCCCGGTCGTCCTGCTGGATCGCGACATCGATCCCGCTGGCAAAAACCTCTACCTCACCGCCGTGACCTCCGACTCCGTGCATGAAGGCAAGGTCGCCGGTGAGTGGCTGGTGAAGACGGTCGGCTCCAAGCCCTGCAATGTGGTGGAGCTTCAGGGCACAGTCGGCGCTTCCGTCGCCACCAACCGCAAGAAGGGCTTCGAGGACGGCATTGCCGGCGCATCGAACGTCAAGATCATCCGCAGCCAGACCGGCGACTTCACCCGCGCCAAGGGCAAGGAAGTCATGGAGAGCTTCATCAAGGCCGAAGGCGGCGGCAAGAATATCTGCGCGGTCTACGCCCATAATGACGACATGATGGTCGGCGCGATCCAGGCCATGAAGGAAGCCGGCCTGAAGCCCGGGACCGATGTCCTCACCGTCTCCATCGACGCCGTGCCGGACATCTTCAAGGCCATGGCCGCCGGCGAGGCGAACGCGACCGTCGAGCTGACGCCGAACATGGCAGGCCCGGCCTTCGACGCCGTCATCGCCTACAAGACCAAGGGCACCGTGCCGCCCAAGTGGATCCAGACGGAATCCAAGCTCTACACGCAGGCGGATAACCCGAAGGCGATCTACGAGTCGAAGAAAGACCTCGGTTACTGA
- the yjfF gene encoding galactofuranose ABC transporter, permease protein YjfF, protein MSRLTPVLATTVVFLVGFLICATIYPNFASLRVVMNLLTDNAFLGIVAVGMTFVIISGGIDLSVGSVIGFTTVFLALAIERWGVPPLAAFVLILVLCAAFGAAMGAMIQYFELPPFIVTLAGMFLARGVSFLLSTESIPINAELYATLSDHAIRLTGGARLTVPAIIMLAVVAGGMVLLHLTRFGANVYALGGSRSATALMGINVPRTTVLIYTLSSVLAGLSGIVFSLYTSSGYSLSAVGVELDAIAAVVIGGTLLSGGYGFVIGSFLGVLIQGLIQTYISFDGMLSSWWAKIATGLLLFVFIAFQQLTLHLARRPARRAPGVAQV, encoded by the coding sequence ATCTCCCGCCTGACGCCGGTACTGGCGACCACGGTTGTCTTCCTCGTCGGCTTTCTCATCTGCGCGACCATCTACCCGAACTTCGCCTCGCTGCGGGTGGTGATGAACCTGCTGACCGACAACGCCTTTCTCGGCATCGTCGCGGTCGGCATGACCTTCGTCATCATCTCCGGCGGCATCGACCTGTCGGTCGGCTCGGTCATCGGCTTCACCACCGTGTTCCTGGCGCTGGCCATCGAGCGCTGGGGCGTGCCGCCGCTCGCCGCCTTTGTGCTGATCCTCGTGCTCTGCGCCGCCTTCGGGGCGGCGATGGGGGCGATGATCCAGTATTTCGAGCTACCGCCCTTCATCGTCACGCTGGCCGGCATGTTCCTCGCGCGCGGGGTCAGCTTCCTGCTCTCCACCGAGTCGATCCCGATCAATGCCGAGCTCTACGCCACGCTGTCCGACCACGCGATCCGGCTGACGGGCGGGGCGCGGCTGACGGTGCCGGCGATCATCATGCTGGCGGTGGTCGCGGGCGGCATGGTGCTGCTGCACCTCACCCGCTTCGGGGCGAATGTCTATGCGCTCGGCGGCTCGCGCAGCGCGACGGCGCTGATGGGAATCAACGTGCCGCGCACCACGGTGCTGATCTACACCCTGTCGAGCGTGCTCGCGGGACTGTCGGGCATCGTCTTCTCGCTCTACACCTCCTCGGGCTATTCGCTCTCCGCCGTGGGCGTGGAGCTCGACGCGATCGCCGCCGTGGTGATCGGCGGCACGCTGCTCTCGGGCGGTTATGGCTTCGTCATCGGCTCCTTCCTCGGCGTGCTGATCCAGGGGCTGATCCAGACCTATATCAGCTTCGACGGCATGCTCTCGAGCTGGTGGGCGAAGATCGCCACGGGGCTGCTCCTCTTCGTGTTCATCGCCTTTCAGCAGCTGACGCTCCACCTCGCCCGCCGACCCGCGCGCCGGGCACCGGGCGTCGCGCAGGTGTGA